A single Rhinolophus ferrumequinum isolate MPI-CBG mRhiFer1 chromosome 20, mRhiFer1_v1.p, whole genome shotgun sequence DNA region contains:
- the MPLKIP gene encoding M-phase-specific PLK1-interacting protein isoform X1, giving the protein MHRQNFRPPTPPYPGPGVGGWGSGSSFRGTPGGGGPRPPSPRDGYGSQHHTSPYGPRSRPYGSSHSPRHGGSFPGGRFGSPSPGGYPGSYSRSPAGSQQQFGYSPGQQLTHPQGSPRTSTPFGSGRGREKRISNELESYFKPSMLEDPWAGLEPISVVDISQRYSNTQTFTGKKGRYFC; this is encoded by the exons ATGCACCGACAGAATTTTCGACCCCCTACCCCTCCTTACCCCGGCCCGGGTGTAGGAGGTTGGGGTAGCGGGAGCAGCTTCCGGGGTACCCCTGGCGGAGGCGGACCACGGCCGCCCTCCCCTCGGGACGGGTACGGGAGCCAGCACCACACGTCGCCTTACGGGCCCCGGTCTAGACCCTACGGGAGCAGCCACTCTCCGCGACACGGCGGCAGCTTCCCGGGGGGCCGGTTCGGGTCTCCGTCCCCTGGCGGCTACCCTGGCTCCTACTCCAGGTCTCCCGCGGGGTCCCAGCAGCAATTCGGCTACTCCCCAGGGCAGCAGCTGACCCACCCCCAG ggtTCTCCAAGGACATCTACACCTTTTGGATCAGGGCGTggtagagaaaaaagaatatcTAATGAGTTGGAAAGTTATTTCAAGCCTTCAATGCTTGAAGACCCTTGGGCTGGCCTAGAACCAATATCTGTAGTGGATATAAGCCAACGATACAGCAATACTCAAACATTCACAGGCAAAAAAGGAAGATACTTttgttaa